From one Hirundo rustica isolate bHirRus1 chromosome 8, bHirRus1.pri.v3, whole genome shotgun sequence genomic stretch:
- the GDF10 gene encoding growth/differentiation factor 10: MAARLTCCLLLWALGHGGCRSPAGEGAGSPPACPVRPPADPDSSAPGRDPRGGSSPPPGLGSVAQDMVAVHMLKLYEKYNREGSRPGDGNTVRSFKARPEFLAQKPLYCFNLTSMQDSEMILAATFHFYADKRPRHREVFCKRSKNSSCRLLHLPPVLRLNLVFQSIHQNSAYGLVKGNITVLLQRRGAWHAKDISHIVKESKRAGELILCAELDSGEKHQGFPEQVASHLPYILVYANDLAISEPNSVAGTLQRYDPFPPNDGDPNLSPNASTDTRVRRDTYLASSIQNNELPEVDYNNNKYNKHDIWENAYRSLKPKASRKDRRRKGQENTETLKKSQVLNFDEKTMKKARRKQWNEPRICSRRYMKVDFADIGWNEWIISPKSFDAYYCAGACEFPMPKIVRPSNHATIQSIVKAVGIIPGIPEPCCVPDKMSSLSVLFLDENKNVVLKVYPNMSVETCACR, from the exons ATGGCCGCCCGCCTgacctgctgcctcctgctgtgggccCTGGGCCACGGGGGCTGCCGCTCGCCTGCGGGGGAGGGCGCCGGCAGCCCGCCCGCCTGCCCCGTCCGGCCGCCGGCCGACCCCGACTCGTCCGCCCCGGGCCGCGACCCCCGCGGCGGCTCTTCGCCGccccctgggctgggcagcgTCGCTCAGGACATGGTAGCTGTCCACATGCTTAAGCTCTACGAGAAGTACAACCGGGAAGGGAGCCGGCCCGGCGACGGCAACACGGTCCGCAGCTTCAAAGCCAGGCCGG AATTCTTGGCCCAGAAGCCCTTGTACTGCTTCAATCTGACATCCATGCAGGATTCAGAAATGATCCTTGCTGCCACTTTTCACTTCTACGCTGACAAACGCCCTCGGCACCGGGAAGTGTTTTGTAAACGGTCCAAGAACTCATCCTGCCGCCTCCTTCACCTGCCTCCAGTCCTACGGCTCAACCTAGTTTTCCAAAGCATTCACCAGAATTCTGCCTATGGACTAGTGAAAGGGAACATCACTGTGCTTCTTCAAAGGCGAGGGGCTTGGCATGCAAAGGACATTTCACACATCGTAAAAGAATCAAAACGAGCTGGAGAGCTCATTCTCTGTGCCGAGCTTGATTCTGGGGAGAAACACCAGGGCTTCCCTGAACAGGTTGCGAGCCATTTACCTTATATACTAGTTTATGCCAATGATCTTGCAATCTCTGAACCTAACAGTGTGGCAGGCACCCTACAGCGTTATGATCCATTCCCTCCCAATGACGGGGACCCAAATCTATCCCCTAATGCTTCTACTGATACTCGAGTTAGGAGGGATACGTACCTTGCTAGCTCTATTCAGAACAACGAGTTGCCAGAAGTAGATTACAACAATAATAAATACAACAAACATGACATATGGGAGAATGCCTACAGATCCTTGAAACCAAAAGCCTCACGCAAAGATCGAAGgagaaaaggacaagaaaatacagaaacactTAAAAAGTCTCAAGTCCTGAATTTTGAtgagaaaacaatgaagaaagCAAGGCGAAAACAATGGAATGAGCCAAGGATTTGTTCAAGAAGATACATGAAAGTTGACTTTGCTGATATTGGCTGGAATGAATGGATCATATCTCCCAAATCATTTGATGCCTACTACTGTGCAGGTGCATGTGAATTTCCAATGCCCAAG ATTGTCCGGCCATCAAACCATGCTACAATTCAGAGCATCGTAAAAGCAGTAGGAATCATTCCTGGCATCCCAGAACCTTGCTGTGTTCCTGACAAAATGAGCTCACTCAGTGTCCTGTTCTTAGATGAGaacaaaaatgttgttttgaAGGTATATCCCAACATGTCAGTTGAAACTTGTGCCTGCCGATAA